The Arachis hypogaea cultivar Tifrunner chromosome 19, arahy.Tifrunner.gnm2.J5K5, whole genome shotgun sequence genome has a window encoding:
- the LOC112775975 gene encoding uncharacterized protein isoform X2 yields the protein MSSIKGSAEGLKTDGVQGQGSEVLSRHNFETVLAQRNFKSNDALNHVQDLDIMELRARARAQEEEILSLREQVAVACMKELQLLNEKCKLERQFSELRMAVDDKQNEAITAASNELAKRKSDLEENLKLSHDLKAVEDERYVFMSSMLGLLAEYGIWPRVTNAAAISNSIRNLHDQLQWRIRSSHDRIGELNSVIENHADNSNPVVESPFAGNLTSHIHHKVMRNNTQRNSFGNEQSAQPVGKVPGYMQPVPNGDANLPLNRFNYQENPVVSREVSPFPYTSPPMDRIGERSREVALINGKFSQPTPDHEETASSVSEDGPGIENFQIIGDAVPGEKLLGCGYPVRGTTLCMFQWVRHLQDGTRHYIEGATNPEYIVTADDVDKLIAVECIPMDDRGRQGELVRLFANDQSKIRCDPEMQQEIDTHLSKGEASFIVSLLTESSENFEPATLFLRRSGYQIIINDTEAMVVSEKFSKDLSIKVPHGHTKEFVLTCANGSSHILSTYNVRMRDTIVLTMRFYQSVVMQENWYTNSEFMRWMKRGKEECDL from the exons ATGTCTTCCATTAAAGGTTCTGCAGAAGGGCTTAAAACTGACGGGGTTCAGGGTCAAGGGTCGGAGGTTCTCAGCAG GCACAATTTTGAAACAGTGTTGGCTCAGAGAAATTTCAAAAGCAATGATGCACTCAATCATGTGCAGGACCTTGATATTATG GAACTTCGTGCCCGAGCTAGGGCTCAGGAGGAGGAGATCCTCTCCCTTAGGGAACAAGTTGCTGTTGCCTGTATGAAG GAGCTGCAGCTGTTGAATGAGAAATGCAAACTAGAGAGGCAATTCTCTGAACTAAGAATG gcCGTTGATGACAAGCAAAATGAAGCCATCACAGCTGCATCTAATGAGTTGGCCAAAAGAAAAAGCGATCTTGAAGAAAATTTAAAACTTTCACATGATTTAAAA GCTGTGGAGGATGAGAGATATGTCTTCATGTCGTCCATGCTGGGGTTGCTGGCAGAATATGGTATATGGCCTCGTGTTACGAATGCTGCTGCAATATCTAACAGCATTAGG AATTTACATGATCAATTACAATGGAGGATTCGGAGTTCACAT GATAGAATTGGGGAGTTAAATTCAGTGATTGAAAACCATGCTGATAATAGCAATCCTGTTGTGGAAAGTCCATTTGCTGGAAACCTGACCAGTCATATTCATCATAAAGTCATG CGTAACAACACCCAGCGAAATTCTTTTGGGAATGAACAAAGTGCTCAACCAGTTGGCAAAGTGCCGGGATATATGCAACCAGTTCCTAATGGTGATGCAAACTTGCCTTTAAATAGGTTCAACTATCAGGAGAATCCCGTGGTTTCTAG GGAGGTATCTCCTTTTCCATATACTTCACCTCCAATGGATAGAATCGGAGAAAGATCCCGAGAAGTTGCACTTATCAATGGCAAGTTTTCTCAACCTACACCTGACCATGAAGAAACTGCTTCCTCTGTTTCTGAAG ATGGTCCTGGAATTGAGAATTTTCAAATTATCGGCGATGCTGTACCTGGAGAAAAACTTCTTGGATGTGGATATCCAGTCCGTGGAACTACTCTTTGTATGTTTCAG TGGGTTAGGCATCTCCAGGATGGCACTAGGCATTACATTGAAG GAGCCACTAATCCAGAATATATAGTTACAGCTGATGATGTTGATAAACTGATAGCTGTTGAGTGCATTCCTATGGATGATAGAGGCCGCCAG GGGGAACTAGTGAGGCTTTTTGCTAATGATCAGAGCAAAATCAGATGTG ATCCAGAAATGCAACAAGAGATTGATACACATCTGTCTAAAGGAGAAGCATCGTTCATTGTTTCTCTTTTG ACGGAATCTTCTGAAAATTTTGAACCAGCAACCCTGTTCTTAAGACGATCAGGATAccaaattataattaatgataCTGAAGCTATGGTCGTTTCTGAGAAATTCTCAAAGGATTTATCG ATTAAAGTTCCGCATGGTCACACAAAAGAGTTTGTGTTAACATGCGCAAATGGATCTTCTCATATTCTAAGCACTTACAATGTCCG AATGCGTGACACAATTGTATTAACCATGCGATTCTACCAGA GTGTAGTGATGCAAGAAAATTGGTATACAAATAGTGAATTCAT GCGTTGGATGAAAAGAGGAAAGGAAGAGTGTGACCTGTGA
- the LOC112775975 gene encoding uncharacterized protein isoform X1 — MSSIKGSAEGLKTDGVQGQGSEVLSRHNFETVLAQRNFKSNDALNHVQDLDIMELRARARAQEEEILSLREQVAVACMKELQLLNEKCKLERQFSELRMAVDDKQNEAITAASNELAKRKSDLEENLKLSHDLKAVEDERYVFMSSMLGLLAEYGIWPRVTNAAAISNSIRNLHDQLQWRIRSSHDRIGELNSVIENHADNSNPVVESPFAGNLTSHIHHKVMRNNTQRNSFGNEQSAQPVGKVPGYMQPVPNGDANLPLNRFNYQENPVVSSNLCREVSPFPYTSPPMDRIGERSREVALINGKFSQPTPDHEETASSVSEDGPGIENFQIIGDAVPGEKLLGCGYPVRGTTLCMFQWVRHLQDGTRHYIEGATNPEYIVTADDVDKLIAVECIPMDDRGRQGELVRLFANDQSKIRCDPEMQQEIDTHLSKGEASFIVSLLTESSENFEPATLFLRRSGYQIIINDTEAMVVSEKFSKDLSIKVPHGHTKEFVLTCANGSSHILSTYNVRMRDTIVLTMRFYQSVVMQENWYTNSEFMRWMKRGKEECDL; from the exons ATGTCTTCCATTAAAGGTTCTGCAGAAGGGCTTAAAACTGACGGGGTTCAGGGTCAAGGGTCGGAGGTTCTCAGCAG GCACAATTTTGAAACAGTGTTGGCTCAGAGAAATTTCAAAAGCAATGATGCACTCAATCATGTGCAGGACCTTGATATTATG GAACTTCGTGCCCGAGCTAGGGCTCAGGAGGAGGAGATCCTCTCCCTTAGGGAACAAGTTGCTGTTGCCTGTATGAAG GAGCTGCAGCTGTTGAATGAGAAATGCAAACTAGAGAGGCAATTCTCTGAACTAAGAATG gcCGTTGATGACAAGCAAAATGAAGCCATCACAGCTGCATCTAATGAGTTGGCCAAAAGAAAAAGCGATCTTGAAGAAAATTTAAAACTTTCACATGATTTAAAA GCTGTGGAGGATGAGAGATATGTCTTCATGTCGTCCATGCTGGGGTTGCTGGCAGAATATGGTATATGGCCTCGTGTTACGAATGCTGCTGCAATATCTAACAGCATTAGG AATTTACATGATCAATTACAATGGAGGATTCGGAGTTCACAT GATAGAATTGGGGAGTTAAATTCAGTGATTGAAAACCATGCTGATAATAGCAATCCTGTTGTGGAAAGTCCATTTGCTGGAAACCTGACCAGTCATATTCATCATAAAGTCATG CGTAACAACACCCAGCGAAATTCTTTTGGGAATGAACAAAGTGCTCAACCAGTTGGCAAAGTGCCGGGATATATGCAACCAGTTCCTAATGGTGATGCAAACTTGCCTTTAAATAGGTTCAACTATCAGGAGAATCCCGTGGTTTCTAG CAATTTATGCAGGGAGGTATCTCCTTTTCCATATACTTCACCTCCAATGGATAGAATCGGAGAAAGATCCCGAGAAGTTGCACTTATCAATGGCAAGTTTTCTCAACCTACACCTGACCATGAAGAAACTGCTTCCTCTGTTTCTGAAG ATGGTCCTGGAATTGAGAATTTTCAAATTATCGGCGATGCTGTACCTGGAGAAAAACTTCTTGGATGTGGATATCCAGTCCGTGGAACTACTCTTTGTATGTTTCAG TGGGTTAGGCATCTCCAGGATGGCACTAGGCATTACATTGAAG GAGCCACTAATCCAGAATATATAGTTACAGCTGATGATGTTGATAAACTGATAGCTGTTGAGTGCATTCCTATGGATGATAGAGGCCGCCAG GGGGAACTAGTGAGGCTTTTTGCTAATGATCAGAGCAAAATCAGATGTG ATCCAGAAATGCAACAAGAGATTGATACACATCTGTCTAAAGGAGAAGCATCGTTCATTGTTTCTCTTTTG ACGGAATCTTCTGAAAATTTTGAACCAGCAACCCTGTTCTTAAGACGATCAGGATAccaaattataattaatgataCTGAAGCTATGGTCGTTTCTGAGAAATTCTCAAAGGATTTATCG ATTAAAGTTCCGCATGGTCACACAAAAGAGTTTGTGTTAACATGCGCAAATGGATCTTCTCATATTCTAAGCACTTACAATGTCCG AATGCGTGACACAATTGTATTAACCATGCGATTCTACCAGA GTGTAGTGATGCAAGAAAATTGGTATACAAATAGTGAATTCAT GCGTTGGATGAAAAGAGGAAAGGAAGAGTGTGACCTGTGA
- the LOC112775975 gene encoding uncharacterized protein isoform X4 codes for MSSIKGSAEGLKTDGVQGQGSEVLSRHNFETVLAQRNFKSNDALNHVQDLDIMELRARARAQEEEILSLREQVAVACMKELQLLNEKCKLERQFSELRMAVDDKQNEAITAASNELAKRKSDLEENLKLSHDLKAVEDERYVFMSSMLGLLAEYGIWPRVTNAAAISNSIRNLHDQLQWRIRSSHDRIGELNSVIENHADNSNPVVESPFAGNLTSHIHHKVMRNNTQRNSFGNEQSAQPVGKVPGYMQPVPNGDANLPLNRFNYQENPVVSREVSPFPYTSPPMDRIGERSREVALINGKFSQPTPDHEETASSVSEDGPGIENFQIIGDAVPGEKLLGCGYPVRGTTLCMFQWVRHLQDGTRHYIEGATNPEYIVTADDVDKLIAVECIPMDDRGRQGELVRLFANDQSKIRCDPEMQQEIDTHLSKGEASFIVSLLTESSENFEPATLFLRRSGYQIIINDTEAMVVSEKFSKDLSIKVPHGHTKEFVLTCANGSSHILSTYNVRMRDTIVLTMRFYQSKALDEKRKGRV; via the exons ATGTCTTCCATTAAAGGTTCTGCAGAAGGGCTTAAAACTGACGGGGTTCAGGGTCAAGGGTCGGAGGTTCTCAGCAG GCACAATTTTGAAACAGTGTTGGCTCAGAGAAATTTCAAAAGCAATGATGCACTCAATCATGTGCAGGACCTTGATATTATG GAACTTCGTGCCCGAGCTAGGGCTCAGGAGGAGGAGATCCTCTCCCTTAGGGAACAAGTTGCTGTTGCCTGTATGAAG GAGCTGCAGCTGTTGAATGAGAAATGCAAACTAGAGAGGCAATTCTCTGAACTAAGAATG gcCGTTGATGACAAGCAAAATGAAGCCATCACAGCTGCATCTAATGAGTTGGCCAAAAGAAAAAGCGATCTTGAAGAAAATTTAAAACTTTCACATGATTTAAAA GCTGTGGAGGATGAGAGATATGTCTTCATGTCGTCCATGCTGGGGTTGCTGGCAGAATATGGTATATGGCCTCGTGTTACGAATGCTGCTGCAATATCTAACAGCATTAGG AATTTACATGATCAATTACAATGGAGGATTCGGAGTTCACAT GATAGAATTGGGGAGTTAAATTCAGTGATTGAAAACCATGCTGATAATAGCAATCCTGTTGTGGAAAGTCCATTTGCTGGAAACCTGACCAGTCATATTCATCATAAAGTCATG CGTAACAACACCCAGCGAAATTCTTTTGGGAATGAACAAAGTGCTCAACCAGTTGGCAAAGTGCCGGGATATATGCAACCAGTTCCTAATGGTGATGCAAACTTGCCTTTAAATAGGTTCAACTATCAGGAGAATCCCGTGGTTTCTAG GGAGGTATCTCCTTTTCCATATACTTCACCTCCAATGGATAGAATCGGAGAAAGATCCCGAGAAGTTGCACTTATCAATGGCAAGTTTTCTCAACCTACACCTGACCATGAAGAAACTGCTTCCTCTGTTTCTGAAG ATGGTCCTGGAATTGAGAATTTTCAAATTATCGGCGATGCTGTACCTGGAGAAAAACTTCTTGGATGTGGATATCCAGTCCGTGGAACTACTCTTTGTATGTTTCAG TGGGTTAGGCATCTCCAGGATGGCACTAGGCATTACATTGAAG GAGCCACTAATCCAGAATATATAGTTACAGCTGATGATGTTGATAAACTGATAGCTGTTGAGTGCATTCCTATGGATGATAGAGGCCGCCAG GGGGAACTAGTGAGGCTTTTTGCTAATGATCAGAGCAAAATCAGATGTG ATCCAGAAATGCAACAAGAGATTGATACACATCTGTCTAAAGGAGAAGCATCGTTCATTGTTTCTCTTTTG ACGGAATCTTCTGAAAATTTTGAACCAGCAACCCTGTTCTTAAGACGATCAGGATAccaaattataattaatgataCTGAAGCTATGGTCGTTTCTGAGAAATTCTCAAAGGATTTATCG ATTAAAGTTCCGCATGGTCACACAAAAGAGTTTGTGTTAACATGCGCAAATGGATCTTCTCATATTCTAAGCACTTACAATGTCCG AATGCGTGACACAATTGTATTAACCATGCGATTCTACCAGAGTAAG GCGTTGGATGAAAAGAGGAAAGGAAGAGTGTGA
- the LOC112775975 gene encoding uncharacterized protein isoform X3, producing the protein MSSIKGSAEGLKTDGVQGQGSEVLSRHNFETVLAQRNFKSNDALNHVQDLDIMELRARARAQEEEILSLREQVAVACMKELQLLNEKCKLERQFSELRMAVDDKQNEAITAASNELAKRKSDLEENLKLSHDLKAVEDERYVFMSSMLGLLAEYGIWPRVTNAAAISNSIRNLHDQLQWRIRSSHDRIGELNSVIENHADNSNPVVESPFAGNLTSHIHHKVMRNNTQRNSFGNEQSAQPVGKVPGYMQPVPNGDANLPLNRFNYQENPVVSSNLCREVSPFPYTSPPMDRIGERSREVALINGKFSQPTPDHEETASSVSEDGPGIENFQIIGDAVPGEKLLGCGYPVRGTTLCMFQWVRHLQDGTRHYIEGATNPEYIVTADDVDKLIAVECIPMDDRGRQGELVRLFANDQSKIRCDPEMQQEIDTHLSKGEASFIVSLLTESSENFEPATLFLRRSGYQIIINDTEAMVVSEKFSKDLSIKVPHGHTKEFVLTCANGSSHILSTYNVRMRDTIVLTMRFYQSKALDEKRKGRV; encoded by the exons ATGTCTTCCATTAAAGGTTCTGCAGAAGGGCTTAAAACTGACGGGGTTCAGGGTCAAGGGTCGGAGGTTCTCAGCAG GCACAATTTTGAAACAGTGTTGGCTCAGAGAAATTTCAAAAGCAATGATGCACTCAATCATGTGCAGGACCTTGATATTATG GAACTTCGTGCCCGAGCTAGGGCTCAGGAGGAGGAGATCCTCTCCCTTAGGGAACAAGTTGCTGTTGCCTGTATGAAG GAGCTGCAGCTGTTGAATGAGAAATGCAAACTAGAGAGGCAATTCTCTGAACTAAGAATG gcCGTTGATGACAAGCAAAATGAAGCCATCACAGCTGCATCTAATGAGTTGGCCAAAAGAAAAAGCGATCTTGAAGAAAATTTAAAACTTTCACATGATTTAAAA GCTGTGGAGGATGAGAGATATGTCTTCATGTCGTCCATGCTGGGGTTGCTGGCAGAATATGGTATATGGCCTCGTGTTACGAATGCTGCTGCAATATCTAACAGCATTAGG AATTTACATGATCAATTACAATGGAGGATTCGGAGTTCACAT GATAGAATTGGGGAGTTAAATTCAGTGATTGAAAACCATGCTGATAATAGCAATCCTGTTGTGGAAAGTCCATTTGCTGGAAACCTGACCAGTCATATTCATCATAAAGTCATG CGTAACAACACCCAGCGAAATTCTTTTGGGAATGAACAAAGTGCTCAACCAGTTGGCAAAGTGCCGGGATATATGCAACCAGTTCCTAATGGTGATGCAAACTTGCCTTTAAATAGGTTCAACTATCAGGAGAATCCCGTGGTTTCTAG CAATTTATGCAGGGAGGTATCTCCTTTTCCATATACTTCACCTCCAATGGATAGAATCGGAGAAAGATCCCGAGAAGTTGCACTTATCAATGGCAAGTTTTCTCAACCTACACCTGACCATGAAGAAACTGCTTCCTCTGTTTCTGAAG ATGGTCCTGGAATTGAGAATTTTCAAATTATCGGCGATGCTGTACCTGGAGAAAAACTTCTTGGATGTGGATATCCAGTCCGTGGAACTACTCTTTGTATGTTTCAG TGGGTTAGGCATCTCCAGGATGGCACTAGGCATTACATTGAAG GAGCCACTAATCCAGAATATATAGTTACAGCTGATGATGTTGATAAACTGATAGCTGTTGAGTGCATTCCTATGGATGATAGAGGCCGCCAG GGGGAACTAGTGAGGCTTTTTGCTAATGATCAGAGCAAAATCAGATGTG ATCCAGAAATGCAACAAGAGATTGATACACATCTGTCTAAAGGAGAAGCATCGTTCATTGTTTCTCTTTTG ACGGAATCTTCTGAAAATTTTGAACCAGCAACCCTGTTCTTAAGACGATCAGGATAccaaattataattaatgataCTGAAGCTATGGTCGTTTCTGAGAAATTCTCAAAGGATTTATCG ATTAAAGTTCCGCATGGTCACACAAAAGAGTTTGTGTTAACATGCGCAAATGGATCTTCTCATATTCTAAGCACTTACAATGTCCG AATGCGTGACACAATTGTATTAACCATGCGATTCTACCAGAGTAAG GCGTTGGATGAAAAGAGGAAAGGAAGAGTGTGA
- the LOC112775975 gene encoding uncharacterized protein isoform X6 has product MSSIKGSAEGLKTDGVQGQGSEVLSRHNFETVLAQRNFKSNDALNHVQDLDIMELRARARAQEEEILSLREQVAVACMKELQLLNEKCKLERQFSELRMAVDDKQNEAITAASNELAKRKSDLEENLKLSHDLKAVEDERYVFMSSMLGLLAEYGIWPRVTNAAAISNSIRNLHDQLQWRIRSSHDRIGELNSVIENHADNSNPVVESPFAGNLTSHIHHKVMRNNTQRNSFGNEQSAQPVGKVPGYMQPVPNGDANLPLNRFNYQENPVVSREVSPFPYTSPPMDRIGERSREVALINGKFSQPTPDHEETASSVSEDGPGIENFQIIGDAVPGEKLLGCGYPVRGTTLCMFQWVRHLQDGTRHYIEGATNPEYIVTADDVDKLIAVECIPMDDRGRQGELVRLFANDQSKIRCDPEMQQEIDTHLSKGEASFIVSLLTESSENFEPATLFLRRSGYQIIINDTEAMVVSEKFSKDLSIKVPHGHTKEFVLTCANGSSHILSTYNVRMRDTIVLTMRFYQSVG; this is encoded by the exons ATGTCTTCCATTAAAGGTTCTGCAGAAGGGCTTAAAACTGACGGGGTTCAGGGTCAAGGGTCGGAGGTTCTCAGCAG GCACAATTTTGAAACAGTGTTGGCTCAGAGAAATTTCAAAAGCAATGATGCACTCAATCATGTGCAGGACCTTGATATTATG GAACTTCGTGCCCGAGCTAGGGCTCAGGAGGAGGAGATCCTCTCCCTTAGGGAACAAGTTGCTGTTGCCTGTATGAAG GAGCTGCAGCTGTTGAATGAGAAATGCAAACTAGAGAGGCAATTCTCTGAACTAAGAATG gcCGTTGATGACAAGCAAAATGAAGCCATCACAGCTGCATCTAATGAGTTGGCCAAAAGAAAAAGCGATCTTGAAGAAAATTTAAAACTTTCACATGATTTAAAA GCTGTGGAGGATGAGAGATATGTCTTCATGTCGTCCATGCTGGGGTTGCTGGCAGAATATGGTATATGGCCTCGTGTTACGAATGCTGCTGCAATATCTAACAGCATTAGG AATTTACATGATCAATTACAATGGAGGATTCGGAGTTCACAT GATAGAATTGGGGAGTTAAATTCAGTGATTGAAAACCATGCTGATAATAGCAATCCTGTTGTGGAAAGTCCATTTGCTGGAAACCTGACCAGTCATATTCATCATAAAGTCATG CGTAACAACACCCAGCGAAATTCTTTTGGGAATGAACAAAGTGCTCAACCAGTTGGCAAAGTGCCGGGATATATGCAACCAGTTCCTAATGGTGATGCAAACTTGCCTTTAAATAGGTTCAACTATCAGGAGAATCCCGTGGTTTCTAG GGAGGTATCTCCTTTTCCATATACTTCACCTCCAATGGATAGAATCGGAGAAAGATCCCGAGAAGTTGCACTTATCAATGGCAAGTTTTCTCAACCTACACCTGACCATGAAGAAACTGCTTCCTCTGTTTCTGAAG ATGGTCCTGGAATTGAGAATTTTCAAATTATCGGCGATGCTGTACCTGGAGAAAAACTTCTTGGATGTGGATATCCAGTCCGTGGAACTACTCTTTGTATGTTTCAG TGGGTTAGGCATCTCCAGGATGGCACTAGGCATTACATTGAAG GAGCCACTAATCCAGAATATATAGTTACAGCTGATGATGTTGATAAACTGATAGCTGTTGAGTGCATTCCTATGGATGATAGAGGCCGCCAG GGGGAACTAGTGAGGCTTTTTGCTAATGATCAGAGCAAAATCAGATGTG ATCCAGAAATGCAACAAGAGATTGATACACATCTGTCTAAAGGAGAAGCATCGTTCATTGTTTCTCTTTTG ACGGAATCTTCTGAAAATTTTGAACCAGCAACCCTGTTCTTAAGACGATCAGGATAccaaattataattaatgataCTGAAGCTATGGTCGTTTCTGAGAAATTCTCAAAGGATTTATCG ATTAAAGTTCCGCATGGTCACACAAAAGAGTTTGTGTTAACATGCGCAAATGGATCTTCTCATATTCTAAGCACTTACAATGTCCG AATGCGTGACACAATTGTATTAACCATGCGATTCTACCAGA GCGTTGGATGA
- the LOC112775975 gene encoding uncharacterized protein isoform X5, producing the protein MSSIKGSAEGLKTDGVQGQGSEVLSRHNFETVLAQRNFKSNDALNHVQDLDIMELRARARAQEEEILSLREQVAVACMKELQLLNEKCKLERQFSELRMAVDDKQNEAITAASNELAKRKSDLEENLKLSHDLKAVEDERYVFMSSMLGLLAEYGIWPRVTNAAAISNSIRNLHDQLQWRIRSSHDRIGELNSVIENHADNSNPVVESPFAGNLTSHIHHKVMRNNTQRNSFGNEQSAQPVGKVPGYMQPVPNGDANLPLNRFNYQENPVVSSNLCREVSPFPYTSPPMDRIGERSREVALINGKFSQPTPDHEETASSVSEDGPGIENFQIIGDAVPGEKLLGCGYPVRGTTLCMFQWVRHLQDGTRHYIEGATNPEYIVTADDVDKLIAVECIPMDDRGRQGELVRLFANDQSKIRCDPEMQQEIDTHLSKGEASFIVSLLTESSENFEPATLFLRRSGYQIIINDTEAMVVSEKFSKDLSIKVPHGHTKEFVLTCANGSSHILSTYNVRMRDTIVLTMRFYQSVG; encoded by the exons ATGTCTTCCATTAAAGGTTCTGCAGAAGGGCTTAAAACTGACGGGGTTCAGGGTCAAGGGTCGGAGGTTCTCAGCAG GCACAATTTTGAAACAGTGTTGGCTCAGAGAAATTTCAAAAGCAATGATGCACTCAATCATGTGCAGGACCTTGATATTATG GAACTTCGTGCCCGAGCTAGGGCTCAGGAGGAGGAGATCCTCTCCCTTAGGGAACAAGTTGCTGTTGCCTGTATGAAG GAGCTGCAGCTGTTGAATGAGAAATGCAAACTAGAGAGGCAATTCTCTGAACTAAGAATG gcCGTTGATGACAAGCAAAATGAAGCCATCACAGCTGCATCTAATGAGTTGGCCAAAAGAAAAAGCGATCTTGAAGAAAATTTAAAACTTTCACATGATTTAAAA GCTGTGGAGGATGAGAGATATGTCTTCATGTCGTCCATGCTGGGGTTGCTGGCAGAATATGGTATATGGCCTCGTGTTACGAATGCTGCTGCAATATCTAACAGCATTAGG AATTTACATGATCAATTACAATGGAGGATTCGGAGTTCACAT GATAGAATTGGGGAGTTAAATTCAGTGATTGAAAACCATGCTGATAATAGCAATCCTGTTGTGGAAAGTCCATTTGCTGGAAACCTGACCAGTCATATTCATCATAAAGTCATG CGTAACAACACCCAGCGAAATTCTTTTGGGAATGAACAAAGTGCTCAACCAGTTGGCAAAGTGCCGGGATATATGCAACCAGTTCCTAATGGTGATGCAAACTTGCCTTTAAATAGGTTCAACTATCAGGAGAATCCCGTGGTTTCTAG CAATTTATGCAGGGAGGTATCTCCTTTTCCATATACTTCACCTCCAATGGATAGAATCGGAGAAAGATCCCGAGAAGTTGCACTTATCAATGGCAAGTTTTCTCAACCTACACCTGACCATGAAGAAACTGCTTCCTCTGTTTCTGAAG ATGGTCCTGGAATTGAGAATTTTCAAATTATCGGCGATGCTGTACCTGGAGAAAAACTTCTTGGATGTGGATATCCAGTCCGTGGAACTACTCTTTGTATGTTTCAG TGGGTTAGGCATCTCCAGGATGGCACTAGGCATTACATTGAAG GAGCCACTAATCCAGAATATATAGTTACAGCTGATGATGTTGATAAACTGATAGCTGTTGAGTGCATTCCTATGGATGATAGAGGCCGCCAG GGGGAACTAGTGAGGCTTTTTGCTAATGATCAGAGCAAAATCAGATGTG ATCCAGAAATGCAACAAGAGATTGATACACATCTGTCTAAAGGAGAAGCATCGTTCATTGTTTCTCTTTTG ACGGAATCTTCTGAAAATTTTGAACCAGCAACCCTGTTCTTAAGACGATCAGGATAccaaattataattaatgataCTGAAGCTATGGTCGTTTCTGAGAAATTCTCAAAGGATTTATCG ATTAAAGTTCCGCATGGTCACACAAAAGAGTTTGTGTTAACATGCGCAAATGGATCTTCTCATATTCTAAGCACTTACAATGTCCG AATGCGTGACACAATTGTATTAACCATGCGATTCTACCAGA GCGTTGGATGA